One segment of Yersinia kristensenii DNA contains the following:
- the ttrB gene encoding tetrathionate reductase subunit TtrB yields the protein MDQGKRAFLQRLGVLTAGAALVPLAEAGWQMEPVRKQGDIKRRYAMLIDLRRCIGCQACTVSCAIENQLPQGQFRTTVNQYQIALSGAESVTNVLLPRLCNHCDNPPCVPVCPVQATYQRQDGIVVIDNTRCVGCAYCVQACPYEARFINHSTQTADKCTFCVHRLDAGLLPACVESCVGGARVIGDLRDGNSILRKMLLEHATDIKVLKPEQGTHPQVFYLGLNEVFTQPLQGQPALWQEVHA from the coding sequence ATGGATCAAGGGAAAAGAGCATTTCTACAGCGATTGGGGGTGTTAACCGCCGGTGCCGCGCTGGTGCCATTAGCCGAGGCGGGTTGGCAGATGGAGCCGGTGCGCAAACAAGGTGATATCAAACGGCGCTATGCCATGTTGATTGATTTGCGCCGCTGCATTGGTTGCCAGGCCTGTACCGTCAGTTGTGCTATTGAGAACCAACTGCCGCAAGGCCAGTTCCGCACCACCGTCAATCAATATCAAATTGCGCTATCGGGGGCCGAAAGTGTCACTAACGTGTTGCTGCCCCGCCTGTGTAATCACTGCGATAACCCGCCGTGCGTACCGGTCTGCCCGGTGCAGGCCACTTATCAGCGGCAAGACGGCATTGTGGTTATCGACAATACCCGCTGCGTAGGTTGCGCCTATTGTGTACAGGCTTGCCCTTATGAAGCCCGGTTTATCAATCACAGCACCCAAACGGCGGATAAATGCACATTCTGTGTTCACCGCCTTGATGCCGGATTATTGCCCGCTTGTGTGGAGTCTTGTGTCGGTGGGGCGCGGGTTATTGGTGATTTACGCGATGGCAACAGCATTTTGCGCAAAATGCTGTTGGAGCATGCCACTGATATCAAAGTCTTGAAGCCGGAACAAGGGACGCACCCACAGGTATTTTACCTCGGATTAAACGAGGTATTTACTCAGCCATTACAAGGTCAGCCCGCACTCTGGCAGGAGGTTCATGCATGA